Proteins from a genomic interval of Anabrus simplex isolate iqAnaSimp1 chromosome 13, ASM4041472v1, whole genome shotgun sequence:
- the LOC136885123 gene encoding cuticle protein 21-like — LQVLSLAALVAVANAGILGAPAVYAPGAPLAARAYAAPAYAHAPVAYAAAPAYAKVAAPVAVDTDYDPNPSYSYSYDVQDALTGDSKGQQESRQGDVVQGSYSLVEPDGTTRTVEYTADPINGFNAVVHRGPAAVAKVAAPVAYAAAPAIAKVAAPVAYAHPAAYAAPAYGYGKALIG; from the coding sequence TTACAGGTCCTGTCCCTCGCCGCCCTCGTGGCCGTCGCTAACGCCGGAATCCTCGGCGCCCCCGCCGTCTACGCCCCCGGCGCTCCTCTGGCTGCCCGCGCCTACGCCGCTCCCGCCTACGCTCACGCTCCCGTAGCCTACGCCGCTGCCCCCGCCTACGCTAAGGTTGCCGCCCCCGTCGCCGTCGACACCGACTACGATCCCAACCCAAGCTACAGCTACTCCTACGATGTCCAGGACGCTCTGACCGGAGACTCCAAGGGACAGCAGGAGAGCCGTCAAGGAGACGTTGTCCAGGGTAGCTACAGCCTGGTCGAGCCTGACGGCACCACACGTACCGTAGAGTACACCGCTGACCCCATCAACGGATTCAACGCCGTCGTACACAGAGGACCCGCTGCCGTCGCCAAGGTCGCCGCTCCCGTCGCCTACGCCGCTGCCCCCGCCATCGCTAAGGTCGCCGCCCCCGTCGCCTACGCTCACCCTGCTGCCTACGCCGCTCCCGCTTACGGATACGGCAAGGCCCTCATCGGTTAA